The proteins below are encoded in one region of Helianthus annuus cultivar XRQ/B chromosome 2, HanXRQr2.0-SUNRISE, whole genome shotgun sequence:
- the LOC110916523 gene encoding protein ACCUMULATION AND REPLICATION OF CHLOROPLASTS 6, chloroplastic, producing MQPLSHLRTVICVPLTTASPPSNPKNHLIPHAVSGGPTSSFSASKWANRLFADFQFLPTTTNADSPDVTDTALTPPYTPPPSDRHVAMPIDFYRVLGAKEHFVGDGIVRCYEARVSKPPQYGYSEDVLISRRQILQAACETLTNPSLRREYDLGFVDDAIVTDVPWDNVPGALCVLQESGEDELVLQIGESLLKERLPKSFKQDVVLAMALSYIEISRDTMAMSPPDYIKGCELLERALKLLQEEGASSLAPDLQSQIDETLEEISPRYVLELLALPLDDEYQTRRTEGLQGVRNILWAVGGGGAAAVAGGFTREDFMNEALLRMTAVEQIELFSATPKNIPAESFEVYGVALALVAQAVMGKKPHHISDAENLFQELQQIKVTSLSDPSLTYSVKEVRQIDYSLERGLCSLLVGEVDECRSWLGLNNENSPYLDPSIATFVLEHSGNDPDNDLLPGLCKLLEAWLTAVVFPRFRDTTDVNFKLGDYYDDPVVLRYLERLEGGGGGSSLAAAAAIAKIGAEATAVLDSVKLEAIQALQKVFPLGQESESTVRCYDNNNDEFDDSDVIESDNLITVSEENSLNNSDESKEEETITYQIKDAAVKIMCAGVVVGLMTLAGLKFLPFKKGSTEYKEASPPMTSDAVTVEESVVEEIPRMDARYAEGLVRKWQSVKSQALGPHHHLSKLSEVLDGEMLKIWLDRATEIGERGWFWEYNLLNMSIDSVTISPDGRLAVVEATLEESAKLTDLTNSENNDSYSSTYTTRYELSYTNSAWKITKGAVLKS from the exons ATGCAACCTCTCAGCCACCTGAGAACCGTCATTTGCGTGCCGTTAACCACCGCATCGCCACCGTCAAACCCTAAAAACCACCTCATCCCACACGCCGTGAGCGGCGGACCTACCAGCAGCTTCTCCGCCAGCAAATGGGCGAACCGACTCTTCGCCGACTTCCAATTCCTCCCTACAACCACCAATGCCGACTCGCCGGATGTAACCGACACCGCTCTCACGCCGCCGTACACTCCGCCGCCCTCCGACCGCCACGTGGCTATGCCGATTGACTTCTACAGAGTTCTCGGAGCGAAGGAACACTTTGTAGGTGATGGAATTGTTAGGTGTTATGAAGCTAGGGTTTCGAAACCGCCTCAGTATGGTTATAGTGAGGATGTGTTGATTAGCCGGAGGCAGATTCTTCAGGCGGCTTGTGAAACCCTAACGAACCCTAGCTTGAGACGAGAGTATGATTTAGGGTTTGTGGATGATGCGATTGTTACTGATGTTCCGTGGGATAAT GTGCCGGGAGCTTTGTGTGTGTTGCAAGAAAGTGGTGAGGATGAACTGGTGCTTCAAATCGGTGAGAGTTTACTGAAAGAGAGACTACCCAAATCATTCAAGCAGGATGTTGTGTTGGCAATGGCACTGTCCTATATCGAAATCTCAAGGGATACGATGGCGATGTCTCCCCCTGATTATATCAAGGGTTGTGAATTGCTGGAAAGAGCGCTTAAGTTATTGCAG GAAGAAGGTGCAAGCAGCCTTGCACCGGATTTGCAATCACAAATTGATGAAACTTTAGAAGAGATAAGCCCACGATATGTGCTGGAACTTTTGGCGTTACCTCTTGATGATGAATACCAAACAAGAAGGACAGAGGGTCTTCAAGGTGTGCGCAATATTTTGTGGGCTGTTGGAGGTGGTGGTGCCGCTGCTGTTGCTGGCGGATTTACACGTGAAGATTTCATGAACGAGGCCCTCTTACGGATGACTGCAGTGGAACAG ATTGAACTCTTTAGTGCCACACCAAAGAACATACCGGCAGAAAGTTTTGAAGTTTACGGAGTTGCTTTAGCACTTGTAGCACAAGCCGTCATGGGCAAAAAGCCTCATCATATTTCAGATGCCGAAAATTTATTTCAAGAACTTCAACAAATCAAAGTAACATCCTTGAGTGATCCATCACTTACATACAGCGTAAAAGAAGTTCGCCAGATAGATTACTCATTAGAACGGGGTCTCTGTTCACTTCTTGTAGGTGAAGTTGACGAATGTCGCTCATGGTTAGGTTTGAACAATGAAAACTCACCGTACCTAGACCCTTCCATTGCTACTTTTGTTCTTGAACATTCCGGAAACGATCCCGACAACGATCTTCTTCCGGGCCTTTGTAAGTTGTTGGAAGCATGGTTGACGGCAGTTGTTTTTCCTAGGTTTAGAGATACCACGGATGTTAATTTTAAGCTTGGGGATTATTACGATGATCCTGTTGTATTGAGATATTTAGAAAGGCTcgaaggcggtggtggtggttcgtCGTTGGCGGCAGCCGCTGCCATTGCGAAAATCGGTGCTGAAGCTACTGCGGTTCTCGATAGTGTTAAATTAGAGGCAATTCAGGCGTTACAGAAGGTTTTTCCACTCGGTCAAGAGTCAGAGAGCACTGTTAGATGTTATGATAACAATAACGATGAGTTTGATGATTCTGATGTTATTGAGAGTGATAATTTAATCACTGTTTCTGAAGAAAATAGTTTAAATAATAGTGATGAAAGTAAAGAAGAAGAAACGATAACTTACCAGATAAAAGATGCGGCTGTGAAGATTATGTGTGCTGGTGTGGTGGTGGGATTGATGACTTTGGCGGGCTTAAAATTTTTGCCGTTCAAGAAAGGCTCTACTGAGTATAAAGAAGCAAGTCCGCCTATGACTTCTGATGCCGTCACTGTGG AGGAGAGTGTAGTTGAAGAAATACCTAGAATGGATGCAAGATATGCTGAAGGTCTAGTGCGCAAGTGGCAGAGCGTCAAATCCCAGGCCCTCGGACCTCATCATCACCTCTCAAAATTGTCCGAG GTATTAGATGGTGAAATGCTGAAGATCTGGTTAGATCGAGCAACCGAAATTGGTGAACGTGGTTGGTTTTGGGAGTACAATCTTTTAAACATGAGCATTGACAGTGTGACGATTTCACCAGACGGGCGGCTAGCTGTTGTGGAAGCAACCCTCGAAGAGTCCGCTAAGTTGACTGATTTGACAAATTCGGAAAACAATGACTCGTACAGTTCAACCTACACTACACGTTATGAGCTGTCATATACAAACTCAGCATGGAAAATCACAAAGGGGGCTGTCCTTAAATCTTAG